The Microplitis demolitor isolate Queensland-Clemson2020A chromosome 8, iyMicDemo2.1a, whole genome shotgun sequence genome has a segment encoding these proteins:
- the LOC103575910 gene encoding alpha-(1,3)-fucosyltransferase B encodes MKNKIKFRKTCQLIVIFSFILLLLQVYFMLQEYENEATSDIPIVLWWTPFGSDEQLRKCGDVKCYFTKNRSVLTNSRLQAILFYGSNIEFNDLPFPRQTNVSWGLLHEESPRNNLILVQEEALQLFNYSATFSRFSDLPINLVDLPSKQELLDKKYFLPTSEKTQLMKQKNLAPVLFIQSNCDTMNGRDLFVSQLMKYIPVDSYGSCINNKLLPKELQENYLNKLNSREFLKFVGQYKFTLAIENAICEDYITEKLWRPLIVGSVPIYYGSQSFKDWLPNNHSAIAINEFKTPKILAEYLRELVNDDVKYDNYLRHKLVKNGITNSYLLNILQKKPKNLFNNFGYYVKKFECFVCKKSLSSIKPHTVTKKHYNCSKPRNIYTNKKNQWSVMWEIESCAAKLLYRLFSQNKTIDINKFHKEKIKMYKDKKCL; translated from the exons ATGaagaacaaaattaaattccgGAAAACTTgtcaattaattgttattttttccttcattcttttattacttcag GTCTACTTTATGCTGCAAGAATATGAAAATGAAGCTACCTcag ATATACCAATTGTTTTATGGTGGACACCCTTTGGTTCCGATGAACAATTAAGAAAATGTGGAGATGTCAAATGTTATTTTACTAAGAATCGATCGGTTCTAACGAATTCTCGACTTCAg gccattttattttacggcAGTAATATTGAATTCAATGATTTACCATTTCCTCGACAAACCAACGTAAGTTGGGGTTTACTTCATGAAGAATCtccaagaaataatttaattttagtacaagAAGAAGcacttcaattatttaattactcagCTACATTTAGTCGATTCAGCGACTTACCGATCAATTTGGTTGATTTACCGAGCAAACAAGAGTTATTAg ataaaaaatattttttgccaaCATCGGAAAAAACGCAACtgatgaaacaaaaaaatttggcaccagtattatttattcaatcgaATTGCGACACAATGAATGGCCGTGATTTGTTTGTTTCTCAGTTGATGAAATATATTCCAGTAGATTCTTATGGATCTTGTATCAACAATAAGCTTTTGCCGAAAGAATTACAAGAAAACTATCTCAATAAACTGAATAGTcgtgaatttttgaaatttgttggGCAGTATAAGTTCACTTTGGCAATTGAAAATGCGATTTGTGAAGATTATATCACCGAAAAATTGTGGAGACCTTTAATAGTCGGTTCAGTACCCATCTATTATGGTTCGCAGTCGTTCAAg gaCTGGCTTCCGAATAATCATTCAGCCATTGCTATAAACGAATTCAAAACTCCCAAAATACTTGCAGAATACTTGCGAGAGCTTGTAAATGATGACGTAAAGTACGATAATTACTTAAGGCATAAACTAGTAAAAAATGGCATTACTAATAGTTATTTACTCAATATCTTACAAAAGAAaccaaaaaatctttttaacaattttggatattatgtcaaaaaatttgaatgctttgtttgtaaaaaatcacTATCTTCCATTAAACCGCACACGGTAACGAAAAAACATTATAATTGTTCCAAGCCAAGAAacatttatacaaataaaaaaaatcaatggtcaGTTATGTGGGAAATTGAGTCTTGTGCTGCGAAACTTTTGTATCGTTTGTTTTCTCAGAACAAAACAATCGATATCAATAAATTccacaaagaaaaaattaaaatgtacaAAGACAAAAAATGTCTTTAA
- the LOC103575909 gene encoding tubulin-specific chaperone D gives MTINESSDIEIIGCGFNSFKETEEINSLINQLRVPNLSISSIEKNVERFKFIVSQYQDQPHLLDPYLEDIIGNILTIIHDQVISDDMKNYAFKYLFLLMSVKTYKKLVTYLPHEVADLLPVLRMLEKQDPSDLSTWETRYVLLIWLSIISKIPFPLSRLETSSSVDPSETILVRILVVCKRYCLVKDSCLFAAVFLISNYLTRSDVKILYLEEMIMWCLKCLKNDPSSYGPLAVLASILKHNPRDDLKPYCQMLFDNVMELNCLKSPNSLIGKYAIKIIQRIGLVLLRPKVVTWKYQKSGQKINLLSDINKCTIIENIDVNNSVTMDSDDQDVPSVLEEIIEQLIQGLRSKTIDIRWSAAKGIGKITSRLPVDLADEVVGFILNLFSDRELDSAWHGGCLALAELGRRGLLLPHRLNEVIPVILKALVFDEPRVNGSLGSAIRDAACYVCWSFARAFEPDVLQPYVQQIAAALLMVTCFDREINCRRAASAAFQENVGRQGNFPHGIDIVTVADYFEVGIRSQAYLKVSVHISQYEEYTIPMIDHLVQRKIEHWDTTIRELAAKALHNLTPINPNYMIESVLPILNDSLNSIDLNVRHGSVLAIAEIIDALYHHFNREISSIIGASELDRIKKIITLFRARGQLKGLGGELMQQACSTLVKKCSLVHYPIHSSDIVDEWQDLLEDCLNHDVSVVKSKAAEAHTQFFSEYYTDAHESKKKRDLVIDRYLFNLKSNNESRRIGFAQAIGYFPPFILQERLKDIFEALFACSKITKESLHWAESRKNAIQSITLIIKNLEIENEEFRALIPKLYDCYLLALKEYTIDSRGDIGAWVREAAMSGLYELTSLISRSKFTAFFDDTLTTQIIGGIAQQAVERIDRTRIHAGKIFYALLYSTPIIPNIPYHNELKNIFPYNECKDSINWMTELDTFPRFIKMLDFPPYMECILRGIIFSIGGLSESLVKHSSTSLFSYLNETDEKRLRELCNEILNIFDKSHGDERMIRSILAFLDRLLSSGYIQSILDDTQNEFSKRMLSLVKREKQSMNNTQLIISAINVFCQLLQAKGSVSKQAFVQLSILLCNKFQAIRKTTALRLYEALTLYGEDMDIKEDNLADVLSGLNETDWGKSPDELRPIRNHFCELLNVSPPVKLKENNES, from the exons ATGACGATAAATGAAAGTTCTGACATCGAAATTATTGGTTGTGGTTTCAATTCTTTCAAAGAAACCGAAGAAATCAACAGCTTGATAAATCAACTTCGAGTTCCTAATTTGTCTATCagttcaatagaaaaaaatgtcgagagatttaaatttatcgtctCTCAGTATCAGGATCAACCTCACCTCCTTGATCCGTATTTGGAAGACATCATTGGGAATATTTTGACAATCATTCACGACCAAGTTATTTCTGATGACATGAAAAATTatgcttttaaatatttatttcttttaatgagTGTTAAGACGTACAAAAAACTCGTCACTTATCTTCCCCATgag GTAGCAGATCTCTTGCCTGTCTTGAGAATGTTAGAAAAGCAAGACCCTTCTGACCTATCAACATGGGAAACCAGATACGTTCTTCTTATATGGCTGTcaataatttcgaaaattccCTTTCCACTGTCACGATTGGAAACTTCGAGTTCAGTGGACCCATCAGAAACTATCCTCGTAAGAATTCTGGTAGTATGCAAACGTTATTGCTTGGTCAAGGATTCATGTTTATTTGCTGCCGTCTTTTTGATATCTAATTATCTGACTCGGTCTGATGTCAAGATACTATACTTAGAAGAAATGATAATGTGGTGCTTGAAATGCTTAAAAAATGATCCTTCAAGTTACGGACCATTGGCAGTTTTAGCATCGATATTGAAACACAATCCACGTGATGATCTGAAGCCTTACTGTCAAATGTTATTCGATAACGTTATGGAgcttaattgtttaaaaagcCCGAATAGTTTAATAGGTAAAtatgcaattaaaattatccaGCGTATAGGGCTCGTGTTGTTAAGACCCAAAGTCGTCACTTGGAAGTATCAGAAATCTgggcaaaaaataaatttgttatcagatataaataaatgtacaaTAATTGAAAACATTGATGTCAATAATAGCGTAACAATGGATAGTGATGATCAAGACGTGCCTTCAGTTCTTGAAGAAATAATTGAACAGTTGATTCAAGGTCTTAGAAGTAAAACTATAGATATTAGATGGTCTGCTGCAAAAGGCATTGGCAAAATAACATCACGATTACCAGTTGATTTAGCTGATGAAGTAGTAGGTTttattctgaatttattttctgatcGAGAATTGGATTCAGCTTGGCATGGAGGATGTCTAGCCTTAGCGGAACTAGGAAGAAGGGGGCTGTTGTTACCCCACCGACTGAACGAAGTTATTCCGGTAATTTTAAAGGCATTGGTCTTCGATGAACCCCGGGTAAATGGTTCTCTAGGGTCAGCAATCCGCGACGCCGCTTGTTATGTCTGTTGGTCTTTCGCGCGCGCATTCGAGCCAGATGTACTTCAACCCTATGTCCAGCAAATAGCAGCTGCTTTACTAATGGTTACTTGCTTCGacagagaaataaattgtCGGCGCGCCGCGTCTGCGGCTTTTCAAGAAAACGTCGGTCGACAAGGTAACTTTCCTCATGGAATAGACATTGTAACAGTCGCTGACTACTTCGAAGTTGGAATAAGGAGCCAAGCATATCTTAAAGTAAGTGTTCATATATCCCAGTATGAAGAATATACCATTCCAATGATAGATCATTTGGTTCAACGTAAAATCGAACATTGGGACACGACAATCAGAGAACTTGCTGCTAAAGCGCTGCATAATTTAACGCCTATCAATCCGAATTATATGATCGAATCTGTACTGCCTATTTTGAATGACTCTTTGAATTCAATTGATTTGAATGTAAGACATGGGTCTGTACTAGCAATTGCTGAAATAATTGACGCTTTGTATCATCACTTCAATCGAGAAATTTCCAGTATCATCGGTGCGTCCGAATtagatagaataaaaaaaatcatcactTTATTTAGAGCCCGCGGACAACTCAAAGGTCTTGGTGGCGAATTAATGCAACAAGCGTGTAGTActttagttaaaaaatgttcTCTTGTACATTATCCCATTCATTCATCGGACATTGTCGACGAATGGCAAGACCTTCTTGAAGACTGTTTAAATCACGACGTGTCTGTTGTTAAATCTAAAGCTGCTGAGGCGCatacacaatttttttctgaatattaTACTGATGCtcatgaaagtaaaaaaaagcgcGATTTAGTTATTGATCGCTACCTTTTTAATTTGAAGTCTAATAACGAAAGTCGGAGAATCGGATTCGCCCAAGCTATTGGATACTTCCCTCCATTTATACTGCAAGAGAgattaaaagatatttttgaaGCGCTTTTTGCTTGTTcgaaaattacaaaagaaaGCCTTCACTGGGCAGAAAGTAGAAAGAATGCAATACAATCAATTACActaataattaagaatttagaaattgaaaatgaGGAATTTCGGGCACTTATTCCGAAACTTTATGACTGTTATTTACTTGCGTTAAAAGAATATACAATCGACAGTCGAGGTGACATAGGAGCCTGGGTACGTGAAGCTGCAATGTCTGGTCTCTATGAACTAACAAGTTTAATTTCACGATCTAAATTCACTGCGTTCTTTGACGATACGTTGACGACTCAAATAATTGGTGGAATCGCGCAACAAGCTGTCGAACGTATTGACAGAACTCGAATTCACgcagggaaaattttttacgcccTTTTATATTCAACACCAATAATACCTAATATTCCATATCACAatgagttgaaaaatatttttccatacaATGAATGCAAAGACAGTATTAATTGGATGACTGAACTTGATACATTTCCTCGCTTTATTAAGATGTTGGATTTTCCACCGTACATGGAGTGTATTTTGCGCGGCATAATATTTAGCATTGGAGGTTTGAGTGAATCTTTGGTAAAGCATTCAAGTACTTCGTTGTTCTCATATTTGAATGAAACGGATGAGAAAAGGCTCAGAGAATTATGCAATGAAATATTGaacatttttgataaaagCCATGGTGATGAGCGAATGATAAGGTCGATCCTTGCTTTCTTAGATAGACTTCTCAGCTCTGGGTATATTCAAAGTATTTTAGATGATACTCAGAACGAATTTTCAAAACGTATGCTGTCATTAGTTAAAAGAGAAAAACAATCTATGAATaatactcaattaattataagtgcTATCAACGTATTTTGTCAACTTTTACAG gcTAAAGGGTCAGTAAGCAAACAAGCATTCGTCCAATTAAGTATTTTGCTCTGTAATAAGTTTCAAGCAATCAGAAAAACAACAGCACTTCGATTGTATGAAGCTTTAACTCTATATGGAGAAGATATGGACATCAAAGAAGATAATTTGGCTGATGTATTGTCTGGATTAAATGAAACGGACTGGGGTAAATCACCCGATGAATTGAGACCaataagaaatcatttttgtgaATTGTTGAATGTAAGTCCGCCTGTAAAACTGAAAGAGAATAACGAGAGTTAA
- the LOC103575906 gene encoding probable G-protein coupled receptor Mth-like 5 — protein MYLLILIHFVWLNNLISASTVVKPQDLTESVQIAKCCDMNEIILDDKCALLTETNETTIWKPDFIDDNFPINKKQQPNFHFKIGLPLCRSTEHQWHVYYNPRSQYQDLLAILPSGNLRHILHDRWSATQNQKPGSHSLVDDDSITVESLHFDYAFGHYCADKAVLSENALVTTYAMICVPAVAWTDSNYLIKHVVDPITRAFAIACYLFVAIVYFVLPQLRDLVGNMITSMTMCLAVNQIAVTGRILTEYGSHVSFLIADSVAYISLLSAFFWLNSLGYFVWNTFRSRNIFLRVSDGQKYCYYSMYVWGSTVTIAGTAIFAHFTLETNKVIVEDEFHHVQETVGWLGMSVLFTSVAFTIIVNICFTLMTVNTIKQNGTYGRIQHKIKYSFRMFTLLFGTLSLGWLSLLISQLKYDNLIYCHIAVNFVQAFAVVYICVFGQKRVLFLLSKTCNCCISEQNTSDEFDWGEEMTAINAGY, from the exons ATGTATTTGTTAATTCTTATTCACTTCGTATGGTTGAACAACTTGATCAGCGCCAGTACAGTCGTCAAACCACAAGATTTAACAGAATCCGTCCAAATAGCAAAATGTTGTGATATGAATGAAATCATTCTTGATGATAAGTGCGCACTGTTAACCGAAACCAATGAGACAACAATTTGGAAGCCTGATTTTATAGACGACAATTttccaattaataaaaaacagcagcctaattttcattttaaaattgggTTACCACTATGTCGCAGTACTGAACATCAGTGGCATGTTTACTATAATCCGCGTAGTCAGTATCAAGACCTTCTTGCAATTTTACCATCAGGAAATCTCCGACACATTTTGCATGATCGCTGGAGTGCTACGCAAAATCAAAAACCAGGTTCCCATAGTTTAGTAGATGACGACAGTATCACCGTAGAGTCCCTTCATTTTGATTACGCATTCGGACACTACTGCGCAGACAAGGCTGTTCTCAGCGAAAATGCTCTCGTTACAACTTACGCGATGATTTGTGTCCCTGCAGTCGCTTGGACGGATTCTAATTATCTAATTAAACATGTAGTGGATCCAATAACTCGTGCGTTTGCAATAGCATGTTACTTGTTCGTAGCTATTGTGTATTTTGTATTACCGCAATTAAGAGATCTTGTTGGTAATATGATTACAAGTATGACAATGTGCCTTGCAGTGAATCAAATCGCAGTAACTGGTAGGATATTAACAGAATATGGCAGCCATGTTAGTTTCCTTATTGCTG ATTCAGTGGCTTACATATCATTGCTATCGGCATTTTTTTGGCTTAATTCTCTTGGTTACTTTGTTTGGAACACATTCAGATCgcgtaatatatttttgcgTGTTTCTGATGGCCAGAAATACTGCTATTATTCCATGTATGTTTGGGGATCTACTGTGACCATAGCTGGGACCGCAATTTTCGCACATTTCACTTTAGAGACAAACAAAGTGATTGTTGAAGATGAATTTCATCATGTACAGGAAACCGTTGGATGGTTGGGAATGTCTGTCCTGTTTACTTCTGTTGCATTTACAATAATTGTCAATATCTGTTTTACTTTGATGACAGTCAACACAATAAAACAAAACGGTACTTATGGAAGAATCcaacacaaaataaaatatagttttaGAATGTTTACGTTACTATTCGGAACTTTAAGCTTGGGTTGGCTGTCTCTTCTGATTTCGCagttaaaatatgataatttaatctaCTGCCATATAGCTGTCAATTTCGTACAAGCATTTGcagtagtatatatatgtgtatttgGACAAAAAAGAGTATTGTTTCTATTAAGTAAAACGTGCAATTGTTGTATCAGCGAACAAAACACTTCTGACGAATTTGATTGGGGTGAAGAAATGACAGCTATCAATGCAGGATATTGA